ATGGATGGATACATCAATTGTGCGATTGAAGAAATGGGAGAAATGGTCCCGCTCTCGAACTGGTGGATTCGTCTCACGGATCGCATGGGCAATGCTCAGGGAATCGGAGCGATCACGATGGAGCGCAACATGATGAATACGCTACGGATGGACGTGGATAACGTCATTTTGGGAGAAGCTCGTTGGCCGGCCATTACGTGGCTCTTTATTCGTCTGTCGATGCTCACCAAACGCATGGTGGGAACGACGTTTCATACGCGTGTTGATGTGGGTCGAGGCGTTCATCATGTGTTGCAACGCATGATTTTAGAAGCTACAGCAGGGAGTCAAGGCGTTTCCACTAATGCCAACACAGCCAGTCTTCTTGCGGACAATGTGCGCTTTATCTTCGCGCTCGATAACGTCAACGGTTCACCACGCATGACCGAAGTAGGCTACATCGAAGACTACGATGCCGTCACGCAAGAAGTGACTTGGTGCAAAGTCGCTTACTGGGATTACTTCGAAAAAACATGGGTCTTTCAAGGCGTTCCCGCTTCGTTTCTATTGCGAGCCAATATCAAAGGGATCCACCTACCTTTTACTGTGTATGAGGGGCCACGTGAAACGTATCGCGTGCCCAAGGAGGGATAAACACGTGGTGCATCATACGTCGTTGGTTCTTCGAGTGATCGGGTTGTTGATCGCCTTATCTGGGTTGTCCTTTGTGCTCTATCAAGCGTTTCGGGAAGCAGAGTGGCTACGTGAAGTGAAAACAGCCACGCAACCGACTCATCAAAAAAAGC
This is a stretch of genomic DNA from Sulfoacidibacillus ferrooxidans. It encodes these proteins:
- a CDS encoding CpaF/VirB11 family protein; this translates as MDGYINCAIEEMGEMVPLSNWWIRLTDRMGNAQGIGAITMERNMMNTLRMDVDNVILGEARWPAITWLFIRLSMLTKRMVGTTFHTRVDVGRGVHHVLQRMILEATAGSQGVSTNANTASLLADNVRFIFALDNVNGSPRMTEVGYIEDYDAVTQEVTWCKVAYWDYFEKTWVFQGVPASFLLRANIKGIHLPFTVYEGPRETYRVPKEG